In Papaver somniferum cultivar HN1 chromosome 1, ASM357369v1, whole genome shotgun sequence, a genomic segment contains:
- the LOC113312542 gene encoding patatin-like protein 7 yields the protein MAEVYSPMMSDSSSNHFDIDKLTNDIFSILENKFLFDSKQTNSKLPVEDLVETLKANKHDVGKVRVLSIDGVGSTDGILAAKSLCHLESKLMSITKNSDARVADYFDVASGSGIGGILIALLFTRGKDGRPLLKATKALQFLVKNRKRLNNTGSTSSGMFGKMFRASAKMEKIFRQIFGECTLKDTLKPVLIPCFDLKTRATFLFSRADGLENDGYDFKMREICVATSSDLTVNGGFEMKSVDKKTKIMAVDGGLAMNNPTAAAITHVLNNKQEFPYCDGVEDLLVVSLGNGESDSGNRNLTLSSAGFLKIAGEGASDTVDQAVSMAFGEYRTKNYVRIQGNTGMTSPQRTPVRNPNAVSMDGRKLLEVSEAMLKQKNVESVLFRGKKLVATTNLEKLDEFAGLLVKEHERRKSSIFATVMFKHASPRSSSATVSTDFSW from the exons ATGGCCGAAGTGTATTCACCAATGATGAGCGACTCATCATCAAACCACTTCGACATCGACAAACTCACCAACGATATCTTTTCAATCCTCGAAAACAAATTCCTTTTCGATTCTAAACAAACCAACTCAAAATTACCAGTGGAAGATTTAGTCGAGACACTAAAAGCCAACAAACACGATGTGGGCAAAGTTCGTGTACTCTCAATTGACGGTGTCGGTTCAACAGATGGAATCCTCGCTGCAAAATCACTATGTCACTTAGAATCCAAACTCATGAGCATAACAAAGAATTCAGATGCTCGTGTTGCTGATTACTTTGATGTTGCTTCGGGTTCGGGGATAGGTGGAATTCTCATCGCTTTGTTGTTCACCCGTGGCAAAGATGGAAGACCGTTGCTAAAGGCCACTAAAGCGTTGCAGTTTCTCGTGAAAAACCGTAAGCGTTTGAATAACACTGGCAGTACTTCCAGTGGGATGTTCGGAAAGATGTTTCGGGCATCGGCGAAGATGGAGAAAATTTTCAGACAGATTTTCGGTGAATGTACTTTGAAAGACACATTGAAACCAGTTTTGATTCCTTGTTTTGATCTGAAAACAAGAGCAACGTTTTTGTTTTCAAGAGCCGACGGTTTAGAAAACGACGGTTATGACTTCAAGATGAGGGAAATTTGCGTCGCTACCTCTTCAGATTTAACGGTTAATGGTGGTTTTGAGATGAAATCAGTTGATAAGAAAACAAAGATAATGGCCGTTGATGGTGGTTTAGCGATGAATAATCCAACTGCTGCTGCTATTACACATGTACTGAACAATAAACAAGAGTTTCCATATTGTGACGGCGTTGAGGATTTATTAGTTGTTTCTTTAGGAAACGGGGAGTCAGATTCCGGTAATCGGAATCTTACACTTTCTTCTGCCGGATTTCTCAAAATTGCCGGAGAAGGAGCTTCCGACACG GTTGATCAAGCTGTTTCAATGGCATTTGGAGAATACAGAACGAAGAATTACGTTCGAATTCAAGGAAATACAGGAATGACTAGTCCCCAAAGAACCCCGGTCAGAAACCCCAATGCAGTGTCAATGGATGGGAGAAAACTATTGGAAGTTTCAGAAGCAATGCTGAAACAAAAGAATGTTGAATCAGTACTTTTCCGTGGGAAGAAATTGGTGGCGACAACAAACTTGGAGAAACTAGATGAATTTGCTGGACTTCTAGTTAAAGAACACGAAAGAAGAAAATCGAGCATTTTCGCCACGGTTATGTTTAAACATGCCTCACCAAGAAGTTCTTCAGCTACTGTCTCAACTGATTTTTCGTGGTAA
- the LOC113358283 gene encoding uncharacterized protein LOC113358283 has protein sequence MYEAMPKNLSKLREVQEDYIVLEELQEGIYDKLAKGTSRGENVVEPQNPPVPAQGAGRSNNGSTQFDKHRTGGWKGREHTQQNKGKFVDPVYTKLNTPISEILKNIDGQHTITYPWNRGQQPEQTKNRTDFCEFYQFHSHTTDSCRDLKKVLQDMINEGKLQEYIAQPTIPPTIGAPIHRVEIPREAQYLGCSTISNSEITAPAREGSIKGRLHKRNFKGDEVLRVAKETPMDDWMKLPISFSSLEAPEGGCIHNDPLVVTMAIALPKHEDEEAKKKSLPWAMPKILIDGGSSVEILFYETFKQMGLKDECLIPSTYNIFGFNGSSTRPRGKITLEIQVGRILTITAFCVVDVLSLYTVIFG, from the coding sequence ATGTATGAGGCCATGCCAAAGAATCTGAGTAAATTAAGAGAAGTCCAAGAGGACTACATAGTCTTGGAAGAACTCCAGGAAGGAATCTATGACAAACTGGCAAAAGGAACTAGTAGAGGAGAAAATGTGGTAGAGCCACAGAACCCTCCAGTGCCAGCCCAAGGAGCAGGGCGATCCAACAATGGATCAACCCAGTTTGATAAACATCGGACTGGAGGATGGAAAGGTCGAGAACATACCCAGCAAAATAAGGGAAAATTCGTAGACCCAGTTTATACAAAACTAAACACCCCAATATCCGAGATCCTCAAGAATATCGACGGACAGCATACGATCACCTACCCATGGAACAGGGGTCAGCAACCAGAACAAACTAAAAACAGGACTGATTTTTGTGAATTCTACCAATTTCACAGCCACACGACAGACTCGTGTAGGGACTTAAAGAAGGTACTGCAAGATATGATCAACGAGGGCAAGCTCCAAGAATACATTGCACAACCAACAATCCCACCAACTATCGGGGCACCCATACATCGTGTGGAAATTCCTCGTGAGGCGCAATACTTAGGTTGTAGCACCATATCAAACTCGGAGATTACTGCCCCTGCACGAGAAGGAAGCATCAAGGGGCGACTCCACAAGCGCAACTTCAAAGGTGATGAAGTTTTGAGAGTGGCTAAAGAAACCCCAATGGATGACTGGATGAAACTCCCCATAAGCTTTTCATCCTTGGAGGCGCCAGAAGGAGGATGCATCCACAACGATCCTCTAGTGGTTACGATGGCCATTGCACTCCCTAAACATGAGGACgaggaagcaaaaaaaaaatcactaccATGGGCAATGCCCAAAATTCTAATTGATGGTGGCAGCTCTGTGGAGATATTGttctatgaaacattcaaacaaaTGGGCCTCAAAGACGAATGCCTCATACCCTCAACTTACAACATATTTGGCTTTAACGGGTCATCGACTCGTCCAAGAGGGAAGATAACATTAGAAATCCAGGTGGGAAGAATCCTTACCATAACCGCTTTCTGTGTGGTAGACGTGCTATCACTCTACACAGTCATTTTCGGATGA